A section of the Ornithinimicrobium sufpigmenti genome encodes:
- a CDS encoding exodeoxyribonuclease V subunit gamma — MTLFVHRGRSTDVLADGLAELLADPLEDPFAEEVVAVPTRGVERWLAQRLSHRLGAGDGDDGVCAGVRFLTPHSLVAMVLGIERDDPWHPDQLAWPLLRVIDASLGEPWAATLATHLGHGLTGVERELRNGRRYAVARRLAGLYADYAAQRPTMLADWRDGGAGDGHGGQLDEDLAWQPELWRRVVDHVGGETPDERSARVVRLLREEGAGALGPLGDRRNGELVLPGRLSLFGHTRIARSEVEVVAALGEHLDVHLWLPQASPAAWDRLAPVAAEGPIPRAEDDSALLVRHPLLASLGRDARELQRTLATAGGQERVVDGGDGGARGDARQTEDGDASGAAREGRVRPEEDRSGPHTLLHLLQSDLAADHVPDEAERAARRVPIDDRSVQVHACHGQSRQVEVLRDVLAQLLEHDPTLEPRDVLVMCPDIDAYAPLVHAGFGLGEVVREEPAHPAHGLRVRLADRAPVQTNPLLGLATRLLELAGGRVTASEVLDLARTAPVRHRFGFDDDDLERLGDWVESTAVRWGLDAEHRASYQLPHLTQNTWQVALDRLLVGAAVDGEDTDHLGRTLALDDLDSGDLDLAGRLAELVDRLAHTVRGLRTADTVVEWVKLLKEGVFGLADTAYRDAWQLAQLERELDRLQAAATREGAAGGRGGRGSARDEGARSTQDSGRGGAVSLSLSDVHALLAEQAAGRATRANFRTGTLTVCTMVPMRSVPHRVVALVGLDDGVYPRSTTPDGDDALARRPVTGERDLRGEDRQLLLDAVMSAGETLVITYTGFDEHSGQERPPAVPLGELVDAVRRTASGEGVDRVLTEHPLQPFDARNLGGDHVPHLDGRVALLPDGAPFSFDPAALAGARAAVEERTGPEPVARHRLAPRDPDADVDLGELIRFFDNPARAFLRSRLGLVLPEVPEVRGEGIPIELDGLATWAVGDRILAAVLSGRDPVATFDAEHWRGELPPFELGTRALNDITRNVQALCEATWRTTGLGGLGQPLPREALDVDLTLPNGRRLVGTVPGVVGQRALEVTYSTVGAKQRLRSWITSLALAAALGAEATSHVIGRYRWGRSKGYVLATHGPHQPQDALDLLEQLVDLRDRGLCEPLPLSPKTSLRWAQAWLSGPGDQAAATMDADREWKTNDTFENAFPKEQDDPSVRYVHGDSVPLTAVLGVPDDDERWTPGVDSRLGQLALRVWAPVLRGAERLERV; from the coding sequence GTGACCCTGTTCGTGCACCGTGGCCGCAGCACCGACGTGCTGGCCGACGGCCTGGCCGAGCTCCTCGCGGACCCGCTGGAGGACCCGTTCGCCGAGGAGGTCGTCGCGGTGCCGACGCGCGGGGTCGAGCGGTGGCTGGCGCAGCGGCTCTCGCACCGGCTCGGCGCGGGTGACGGTGACGACGGCGTGTGCGCGGGGGTGCGCTTCCTCACGCCGCACTCCCTGGTCGCGATGGTCCTCGGGATCGAGCGCGACGACCCCTGGCACCCCGACCAGCTGGCCTGGCCGCTGCTGCGGGTGATCGACGCAAGCCTCGGCGAGCCCTGGGCGGCCACGCTCGCCACCCACCTCGGCCACGGCCTGACCGGCGTGGAGCGTGAGCTGCGCAACGGCCGGAGGTATGCCGTCGCCCGTCGCCTCGCCGGTCTCTACGCCGACTACGCCGCCCAGCGGCCCACGATGCTGGCCGACTGGCGTGACGGCGGCGCCGGGGACGGGCACGGCGGGCAGCTCGACGAGGACCTGGCCTGGCAGCCCGAGCTGTGGCGCCGCGTCGTGGACCACGTGGGCGGCGAGACCCCCGACGAGCGGTCGGCCCGGGTCGTGCGCCTGCTGCGCGAGGAGGGTGCCGGAGCGCTCGGTCCCCTCGGTGACCGGCGGAATGGCGAGCTGGTCCTGCCGGGCCGACTCTCGCTCTTCGGGCACACCCGCATCGCCCGGTCCGAGGTCGAGGTCGTGGCGGCGCTCGGGGAGCACCTCGACGTCCACCTGTGGCTGCCACAGGCCTCGCCCGCGGCGTGGGACCGTCTCGCCCCCGTCGCTGCCGAAGGGCCGATCCCCCGCGCGGAGGACGACAGCGCGCTGCTCGTGCGGCACCCGCTCCTGGCCAGCCTGGGCCGGGACGCGCGCGAGCTGCAGCGGACCCTCGCCACCGCCGGCGGGCAGGAGCGGGTGGTCGACGGCGGAGATGGCGGGGCGCGAGGCGACGCGAGGCAGACGGAGGACGGCGACGCGTCGGGCGCGGCGCGGGAGGGCCGGGTGAGGCCTGAGGAGGACAGGAGCGGGCCGCATACCCTCCTGCACCTGCTGCAGTCCGACCTCGCCGCCGACCACGTGCCCGACGAGGCGGAGCGCGCGGCGCGGCGGGTCCCGATCGACGACCGGAGCGTGCAGGTGCACGCCTGCCACGGCCAGTCGCGGCAGGTCGAGGTGCTGCGCGACGTGCTGGCGCAGCTGCTGGAGCACGACCCGACCCTCGAGCCGCGGGACGTGCTGGTCATGTGCCCGGACATCGACGCGTACGCCCCGCTCGTGCACGCCGGCTTCGGGCTCGGTGAGGTGGTGCGCGAGGAGCCTGCCCATCCCGCGCACGGGCTGCGGGTGCGGCTGGCCGACCGTGCCCCGGTGCAGACCAACCCGCTGCTGGGCCTGGCCACGCGGCTGCTGGAGCTGGCGGGCGGCCGCGTCACCGCCAGCGAGGTGCTCGACCTGGCGCGGACGGCACCGGTGCGGCACCGCTTCGGGTTCGACGACGACGACCTGGAGCGGCTGGGCGACTGGGTCGAGTCGACCGCCGTGCGGTGGGGCCTGGACGCCGAGCACCGGGCCAGCTACCAGCTGCCCCACCTGACCCAGAACACCTGGCAGGTCGCCCTGGACCGGCTGCTCGTCGGGGCGGCCGTCGACGGCGAGGACACCGACCACCTGGGCCGGACCCTGGCGCTGGACGACCTCGACAGCGGCGACCTGGACCTGGCGGGCCGGCTGGCCGAGCTCGTCGACCGGCTGGCGCACACGGTGCGGGGGCTGCGCACGGCCGACACCGTCGTCGAGTGGGTCAAGCTGCTCAAGGAGGGGGTGTTCGGGCTGGCGGACACGGCATACCGCGACGCCTGGCAGCTGGCCCAGCTTGAACGCGAGCTGGACCGGCTGCAGGCGGCCGCCACGCGAGAGGGCGCGGCAGGTGGACGCGGCGGGCGCGGCTCGGCCCGGGACGAGGGCGCCAGGTCGACCCAGGACTCCGGGCGCGGCGGCGCCGTCTCCCTCTCGCTGTCCGACGTGCACGCGCTGCTGGCCGAGCAGGCCGCGGGCCGGGCCACCCGCGCCAACTTCCGCACCGGCACGCTCACCGTCTGCACGATGGTGCCGATGCGCTCGGTGCCGCACCGGGTCGTGGCGCTCGTCGGCCTCGACGACGGCGTCTACCCCCGCTCGACCACTCCCGACGGTGACGACGCCTTGGCCCGGCGCCCGGTCACCGGCGAGCGCGACCTGCGCGGGGAGGACCGGCAGCTGCTCCTGGACGCGGTGATGTCCGCCGGGGAGACCCTGGTCATCACCTACACCGGCTTCGACGAGCACTCGGGCCAGGAGCGGCCGCCGGCGGTGCCGCTCGGCGAGCTGGTCGACGCGGTGCGCCGCACTGCCTCCGGCGAGGGCGTGGACCGCGTGCTCACGGAGCACCCGCTGCAGCCGTTCGACGCCCGCAATCTGGGCGGCGACCACGTCCCCCACCTGGACGGCCGGGTCGCGCTGCTCCCGGACGGCGCGCCGTTCAGTTTCGACCCGGCCGCGCTGGCCGGCGCCCGTGCAGCGGTCGAGGAGCGCACCGGCCCGGAGCCCGTCGCCCGCCACCGCCTGGCCCCGAGGGACCCCGACGCCGACGTCGACCTCGGCGAGCTGATCCGCTTCTTCGACAACCCGGCCCGCGCCTTCCTGCGCTCCCGGCTCGGTCTGGTCCTGCCCGAGGTCCCGGAGGTGCGCGGCGAGGGCATCCCCATCGAGCTGGACGGGCTGGCCACCTGGGCCGTCGGTGACCGCATCCTGGCGGCCGTGCTCAGCGGCCGCGACCCCGTCGCCACCTTCGACGCCGAGCACTGGCGCGGCGAGCTCCCGCCGTTCGAGCTCGGCACCCGGGCCCTGAACGACATCACCCGCAACGTGCAGGCCCTCTGCGAGGCGACCTGGCGCACGACCGGGCTCGGCGGGCTCGGGCAACCCCTGCCGCGTGAGGCCCTCGACGTCGACCTCACCCTGCCCAACGGCCGCCGCCTCGTCGGCACCGTGCCGGGGGTGGTCGGTCAGCGGGCGCTCGAGGTCACCTACTCCACCGTCGGCGCCAAGCAGCGGCTGCGCTCGTGGATCACCTCGCTCGCCCTCGCGGCCGCGCTCGGCGCGGAGGCCACCAGCCACGTGATCGGTCGCTACCGCTGGGGCCGCAGCAAGGGCTACGTCCTGGCCACGCACGGCCCCCACCAGCCGCAGGACGCCCTCGACCTGCTCGAGCAGCTCGTCGACCTGCGTGACCGCGGGCTGTGCGAGCCGTTACCCCTCTCCCCCAAGACCTCGCTGCGGTGGGCCCAGGCCTGGCTGTCCGGCCCCGGCGACCAGGCCGCCGCGACCATGGACGCCGACCGCGAGTGGAAGACCAACGACACCTTCGAGAACGCCTTCCCCAAGGAGCAGGACGACCCCAGCGTCCGCTACGTCCACGGCGACTCCGTGCCGCTCACCGCGGTCCTCGGCGTCCCGGACGACGACGAGCGCTGGACCCCCGGTGTCGACTCACGCCTGGGCCAGCTCGCGCTGCGCGTGTGGGCGCCGGTGCTGCGCGGGGCCGAGAGGTTGGAGCGGGTATGA
- a CDS encoding UvrD-helicase domain-containing protein, with the protein MTMRQFSITDPLPQGTVLLEASAGTGKTWTIAALVTRYVAEGVATLPEMLVVTFGRAASQELRARVREQLDAAERALADPPPEEERDELLGLLLDGDPDEVAARRTRLRAALSNLDAATIATTHQFCQQVLRSLGVAGTTDASATLVEDLDDLLVEVVDDIYLRGFMKDESPPLFSRGDALKIARRVIDDTHAELRPTIAERGSAPDRRVRFARAVREEMDVRKRRLQVMHYNDLLSQLADALEEERSPARARMRARWRVVLVDEFQDTDPVQWQVLDRAFSGHAHAMVLIGDPKQAIYAFRGGDVVTYLQAAATAVDQRTLPRNYRSDPGVVDALGRLLGGAQLGDEQIAVHPVTAHHSAARLAGAPSAAPVRVRQVLLKEHLDGDSRMGAVRPFIARDLAQDVAALLASGATFDGRPVQARDIAVIAHKGKDLAEAQRALHQLGIPAVSTGGSTVLHSQAAHDWLALLEAMVAPHRSLLTRAAALTDLLGYAVPQLDAGGADLDDELAQRCRELAHVYARQGVAAVLELLTVAGLPSRVLGRVGGERLLTDLRHVAQLLHEVGRHDQLGLVALLEWLRAGMAEDAPQSAGARTRRLDSDAAAVQLVTIHGSKGLQYPVVYLPTLTDRWVSDVPDIPLFHEEPPARTRCLDVGGASGNPGWDASVRAHKDEDSGESLRLLYVAMTRAQSQVVTWWAPCSNAANSALHRVLFGRTPDEGPVPDRVAVPRRDDQAGERLRQWAGEGAFVLELADPAAEVPEVPVPPVPELRLASWTRQIDTGWRRTSYTALSTPQDEQLAGVGSEPEVVPREDEPDTVDPVVEGTPALPGLEAAVPGAEVPSPMAELPVGATFGSLVHGVLEHADPQADDLHAELLEHIGEQKVLWPVDLGEGGEESLADALVAVCETPLGPLAGNATLRDIGRVNRLTELDFELPLGGGDLRRPTPRPGTRLAADRGHGLPLTGDTAYPPAVLGDLVPLLRAHLRPGDPVRGWADVLEGNPELGGQELRGYLTGSVDVVLRTGGRYLVVDYKTNWLGRPEEPLTAADYRPEKLDEAMGHSSYPLQALLYAVVAHRFLRWRLRGYNPAKHLGGVLYLYLRGMCGPATPVVDGHPCGVFSWRPPVELVTGVSDLLDGRRAAGAA; encoded by the coding sequence ATGACGATGCGCCAGTTCTCCATCACCGACCCGTTGCCGCAGGGCACCGTGCTGCTCGAAGCGAGCGCCGGCACCGGCAAGACGTGGACCATCGCGGCCCTGGTCACCCGCTACGTCGCCGAGGGCGTCGCGACCCTGCCCGAGATGCTGGTCGTCACCTTCGGCCGGGCCGCGTCCCAGGAGCTGCGTGCCCGGGTCCGCGAGCAGCTGGACGCCGCAGAACGGGCCTTGGCCGACCCACCCCCCGAGGAGGAGCGCGACGAGCTGCTCGGCCTGCTCCTCGACGGTGACCCGGACGAGGTGGCGGCCCGCCGGACCCGGCTGCGGGCAGCCCTGTCCAACCTCGACGCGGCCACCATCGCCACCACGCACCAGTTCTGCCAGCAGGTGCTGCGCAGCCTCGGCGTCGCCGGCACCACCGATGCGTCCGCGACCCTCGTCGAGGACCTGGACGACCTGCTGGTCGAGGTGGTCGACGACATCTACCTGCGCGGGTTCATGAAGGACGAGTCGCCGCCCCTGTTCTCCCGGGGCGACGCGCTGAAGATCGCCCGCCGCGTCATCGACGACACCCACGCCGAGCTGCGCCCGACGATCGCCGAGCGGGGCAGCGCGCCCGACCGGCGGGTCCGCTTCGCCAGGGCCGTCCGCGAGGAGATGGACGTGCGCAAGCGGCGGCTGCAGGTCATGCATTACAACGACCTGCTCAGCCAGCTGGCCGATGCGTTGGAGGAGGAGCGCTCCCCCGCCCGGGCCCGCATGCGGGCGCGGTGGCGGGTGGTGCTCGTCGACGAGTTCCAGGACACCGACCCGGTCCAGTGGCAGGTGCTGGACCGGGCCTTCTCCGGGCACGCGCACGCGATGGTGCTCATCGGTGACCCCAAGCAGGCGATCTACGCCTTCCGCGGCGGCGACGTCGTGACCTACCTGCAGGCCGCGGCGACGGCGGTCGACCAGCGCACCCTGCCCCGCAACTACCGCTCCGACCCCGGCGTCGTCGACGCCCTCGGCAGGCTGCTCGGCGGTGCCCAGCTCGGCGACGAGCAGATCGCGGTCCACCCGGTGACCGCCCACCACTCCGCCGCCCGGCTCGCCGGGGCCCCGAGCGCCGCGCCCGTCCGGGTCCGGCAGGTACTGCTCAAGGAGCACCTGGACGGCGACAGCCGGATGGGCGCGGTGCGGCCCTTCATCGCCCGCGACCTGGCCCAGGACGTCGCCGCGCTGCTGGCCTCGGGCGCCACCTTCGACGGCCGCCCGGTCCAGGCCCGCGACATCGCGGTCATCGCGCACAAGGGCAAGGACCTGGCCGAGGCGCAGCGCGCCCTGCACCAGCTCGGCATACCGGCCGTCAGCACCGGCGGCTCGACCGTGCTGCACAGCCAGGCCGCGCACGACTGGCTGGCGCTGCTGGAGGCGATGGTGGCGCCGCACCGCTCGTTGCTCACGCGCGCGGCGGCGCTCACCGACCTGCTCGGGTATGCCGTGCCGCAGCTCGACGCGGGTGGCGCGGACCTCGACGACGAGCTCGCCCAGCGCTGCCGCGAGCTGGCCCACGTCTACGCCCGGCAGGGGGTGGCTGCCGTGCTGGAGCTACTCACCGTGGCCGGACTGCCCTCGCGGGTGCTGGGCCGGGTGGGCGGCGAGCGCCTGCTCACCGACCTGCGGCACGTGGCGCAGCTGCTGCACGAGGTCGGCCGGCACGACCAGCTGGGGCTGGTCGCGCTGCTGGAGTGGCTCCGTGCCGGCATGGCCGAGGACGCGCCGCAGTCCGCGGGCGCGCGGACCCGGCGGCTGGACAGCGACGCCGCGGCGGTGCAGCTGGTGACGATCCATGGGAGCAAGGGCCTGCAGTACCCCGTCGTCTATCTCCCGACGCTCACCGACCGCTGGGTCAGCGACGTACCCGACATCCCTCTCTTCCACGAGGAGCCGCCCGCCCGGACCCGCTGCCTCGACGTCGGCGGCGCGAGCGGCAACCCTGGCTGGGACGCCTCCGTGCGGGCCCACAAGGACGAGGACTCCGGGGAGTCGCTGCGGCTGCTCTACGTGGCGATGACCCGGGCGCAGTCGCAGGTCGTCACCTGGTGGGCCCCGTGCAGCAACGCCGCCAACTCCGCCCTGCACCGGGTGCTCTTCGGACGGACCCCTGACGAGGGGCCGGTGCCCGACCGGGTCGCGGTGCCGCGCCGCGACGACCAGGCCGGTGAGCGCCTGCGGCAGTGGGCCGGCGAGGGGGCCTTCGTGCTGGAGCTGGCCGACCCCGCGGCCGAGGTGCCCGAGGTGCCGGTGCCGCCGGTGCCCGAGCTGCGGCTGGCCAGCTGGACGCGGCAGATCGACACCGGCTGGCGGCGCACCTCCTACACCGCGCTGTCCACCCCCCAGGACGAGCAGCTTGCGGGGGTCGGCAGCGAGCCCGAGGTCGTGCCCCGCGAGGACGAGCCGGACACCGTCGACCCGGTCGTCGAGGGCACCCCCGCGCTCCCGGGGCTGGAGGCGGCGGTGCCGGGTGCCGAGGTGCCCTCGCCGATGGCCGAGCTGCCGGTCGGGGCGACGTTCGGGTCGCTGGTGCACGGGGTGCTGGAGCACGCCGACCCCCAGGCCGACGACCTGCACGCCGAGCTGCTCGAGCACATCGGCGAGCAGAAGGTGCTCTGGCCCGTCGACCTCGGGGAGGGCGGGGAGGAGTCCTTGGCGGACGCGCTCGTCGCGGTCTGCGAGACCCCGCTCGGGCCGCTCGCCGGCAATGCGACCCTGCGCGACATCGGCCGCGTCAACCGGCTGACCGAGCTGGACTTCGAGCTGCCGCTGGGCGGTGGCGACCTGCGACGCCCCACCCCCCGACCGGGGACACGCCTCGCCGCTGACCGGGGACACGGTTTGCCGCTTACCGGGGACACGGCATACCCCCCGGCCGTGCTGGGCGACCTGGTGCCGCTGCTGCGCGCCCACCTGCGCCCGGGAGACCCTGTCCGCGGCTGGGCCGACGTGCTTGAGGGCAACCCCGAGCTGGGCGGGCAGGAGCTGCGCGGCTACCTGACCGGGTCGGTCGACGTGGTGCTGCGCACCGGCGGGCGCTACCTCGTCGTGGACTACAAGACCAACTGGCTGGGGCGGCCGGAGGAGCCGCTGACCGCGGCGGACTACCGGCCGGAGAAGCTCGACGAGGCGATGGGGCACAGCTCCTACCCGCTGCAGGCGCTGCTGTATGCCGTCGTCGCGCACCGGTTCCTGCGGTGGCGGCTGCGGGGTTACAACCCGGCGAAGCACCTCGGCGGGGTGCTCTACCTCTACCTGCGCGGGATGTGCGGGCCGGCGACGCCGGTCGTCGACGGGCACCCGTGCGGGGTCTTCTCCTGGCGGCCGCCGGTGGAGCTGGTGACGGGCGTCTCGGACCTGCTCGACGGCCGTCGCGCGGCGGGTGCGGCATGA
- the recD gene encoding exodeoxyribonuclease V subunit alpha has product MIVETFEPVGDFDARLVRSDRDGVLGRFNAAGVITAADVHMARTLARITREQDESAVLAVALASRGVRSGSVAIDLTDLAVDGAGALPGLPWPEPEDWMVAVEGSKLVAQGALVVDQGLVYLQRYHHQEVQVVQDLQARAALEPPAVDEAVLAVGLQRIFPGGGYAEQRAAAEVVTRSRTSVLTGGPGTGKTTTVAGVLALLAEQAAAAGARPLRVGLAAPTGKAAARVKAALDGAMAGILERTPDPGTRAVVEPLAGVEAMTLHRLLGWRPDSRTRFRHHRSNRLPHDVVLVDEASMVSLTHMARLLEALRPTARLILVGDADQLVSVDAGAVLADLVAGAAAPSSPVAVARLRTVHRFGATIGALAEALRQGDADAVIAALSSGSPEVEWVGDDEPDHTAYLRPVLTRHARAVLDAARRGDGEAALAALGEHRLLCAHRAGPHGVRTWNQLVEVWLGEETGMTFYEPMYLGRPLLVTANDYATGVLNGDTGVVVASTRPDGTPVRMAVIEGPAGAQRFAPSRLGDVETMHAMTIHKAQGSQAREITVLLPESDSALLTRELFYTAVTRAQERVRVVGSAAVVRAAVERRVVRASGLRGRLAALSD; this is encoded by the coding sequence GTGATCGTGGAGACGTTCGAGCCGGTGGGTGACTTCGACGCGCGTCTGGTGCGGTCCGACCGGGACGGGGTGCTGGGGCGGTTCAACGCTGCCGGGGTGATCACCGCGGCCGACGTCCACATGGCGCGCACCCTGGCTCGGATCACGCGGGAGCAGGACGAGTCGGCAGTGCTCGCCGTGGCGCTGGCCTCCCGCGGGGTGCGGTCGGGGTCGGTGGCGATCGACCTGACCGACCTCGCGGTCGACGGCGCGGGGGCCCTGCCCGGCCTGCCATGGCCGGAGCCGGAGGACTGGATGGTGGCTGTCGAAGGCAGCAAGCTCGTGGCGCAGGGCGCGCTGGTCGTGGACCAGGGGCTGGTCTACCTGCAGCGCTACCACCACCAGGAGGTCCAGGTGGTGCAGGACCTGCAGGCCCGCGCCGCCCTGGAGCCGCCGGCGGTCGACGAGGCGGTGCTCGCGGTCGGGCTGCAGCGGATCTTCCCCGGCGGGGGGTATGCCGAGCAGCGCGCCGCGGCCGAGGTGGTCACCCGATCCCGCACGAGCGTGCTCACCGGCGGGCCAGGCACCGGCAAGACGACCACCGTCGCCGGCGTGCTGGCGCTGCTGGCCGAGCAGGCCGCCGCGGCGGGCGCCCGGCCGCTGCGGGTCGGGCTGGCCGCGCCCACCGGGAAGGCAGCGGCCCGGGTCAAGGCAGCCCTCGACGGGGCGATGGCCGGGATCCTGGAGCGCACCCCCGACCCGGGGACCAGGGCGGTCGTCGAGCCGCTGGCCGGGGTCGAGGCGATGACCCTGCACCGGCTGCTCGGGTGGCGGCCGGACAGCCGCACCCGGTTCCGGCACCACCGGTCCAACCGGCTCCCGCACGACGTCGTGCTCGTGGACGAGGCCTCGATGGTGTCGCTGACGCACATGGCTCGGCTGCTGGAGGCCCTGCGGCCGACAGCGCGGCTCATCCTCGTCGGCGACGCCGACCAGCTGGTCTCCGTCGACGCCGGGGCGGTCCTGGCCGACCTCGTGGCGGGCGCGGCCGCGCCCTCCTCACCGGTGGCGGTGGCCCGGCTGCGCACCGTGCACCGGTTCGGCGCCACGATCGGCGCCCTGGCCGAGGCGCTGCGACAGGGCGACGCGGACGCCGTCATCGCCGCGCTGTCCTCCGGCAGCCCCGAGGTCGAGTGGGTGGGGGACGACGAACCGGACCACACGGCATACCTGCGCCCGGTGCTCACCCGGCACGCCCGCGCGGTGCTCGACGCCGCCCGGCGCGGCGACGGCGAGGCCGCGCTGGCGGCGCTGGGCGAACACCGGCTGCTGTGCGCGCACCGCGCCGGGCCGCACGGCGTGCGCACCTGGAACCAGCTGGTCGAGGTGTGGCTCGGCGAGGAGACGGGGATGACGTTCTACGAGCCGATGTACCTCGGGCGCCCCCTGCTCGTCACCGCCAACGACTACGCCACCGGCGTGCTCAACGGCGACACCGGTGTGGTGGTCGCCTCGACGCGACCGGACGGCACTCCGGTGCGGATGGCGGTGATCGAAGGGCCGGCGGGTGCGCAGCGGTTCGCGCCGAGCCGGCTCGGGGACGTCGAGACGATGCACGCGATGACGATCCACAAGGCGCAGGGCAGCCAGGCCCGGGAGATCACCGTGCTGCTGCCGGAGTCGGACAGCGCGCTGCTGACGCGCGAGCTGTTCTACACGGCGGTGACGCGCGCCCAGGAGCGGGTGCGGGTCGTGGGGTCCGCGGCTGTCGTGCGGGCCGCCGTCGAGCGGCGGGTGGTCAGGGCGAGCGGGCTGCGGGGGCGGTTGGCGGCGCTGTCTGACTAG